One part of the Sorangiineae bacterium MSr11954 genome encodes these proteins:
- the istA gene encoding IS21 family transposase gives MVPMDVVAVIRHKVASEGVPIREVARELGLSRNTIRRYVRANKIPVPRPEKQVRPSPVRDEVATAAAAIWRARRSFTAGKQRLTAKRLWELLRENGHTASERTVRRLVAEFRSGEREVTVPLVYTPGELAQVDFFEVWVEPSGIRQKAWMFVMRLMHSGRDFAMLCAQQDATWFLAAHVAAFTYFAGVVAAVAYDNLSAAVAKILVGAPRLLRPRFAALCAHYAFEPRFCRPGEGHDKGGVERRGGHVRRQHLVPIPRGESLAAMTTALQARLDAQHSRNPMYVEAWARERSALRPLPAPFDGRQVRTVQLRHHASYLVAGAHYSVPSRWCGQMVDLFLGIDTVTFAKGDETICHPRVAFGGRSIDYRHLLLPLSRKPQALRQVAHELVAQFGSPWPELWETLCNRYSPDLIEAARRLAPWLERADREGVGRVKRAIITALACGTLVPFLQRTRRTETLAAVPLALSEYAVETPDLSRYDVLLERASA, from the coding sequence ATGGTGCCGATGGACGTGGTGGCAGTGATTCGACACAAGGTGGCGAGCGAAGGGGTTCCGATTCGAGAAGTGGCGCGGGAGCTCGGATTGTCGCGAAACACGATTCGGCGATACGTGAGGGCCAACAAGATTCCGGTTCCAAGGCCAGAAAAACAGGTCCGACCAAGCCCGGTGCGCGACGAGGTGGCCACGGCGGCCGCGGCTATCTGGCGAGCGCGCCGATCCTTTACGGCGGGCAAACAGCGGCTGACGGCCAAGCGGCTGTGGGAGCTATTGCGTGAAAACGGGCACACGGCGAGCGAGCGCACCGTGCGGCGATTGGTGGCCGAATTCCGGAGCGGTGAGCGTGAGGTGACTGTTCCCCTGGTGTACACGCCGGGCGAGCTCGCACAGGTGGATTTTTTCGAGGTGTGGGTCGAGCCCTCGGGGATTCGCCAGAAGGCGTGGATGTTCGTGATGCGCTTGATGCACTCAGGGCGCGACTTCGCCATGCTCTGCGCGCAACAAGACGCCACTTGGTTCTTAGCGGCTCACGTTGCGGCGTTTACCTACTTCGCGGGGGTGGTGGCCGCCGTGGCCTATGACAACTTGAGCGCTGCCGTGGCCAAGATCCTCGTTGGGGCGCCACGGCTGCTTCGGCCCCGATTTGCCGCGCTTTGCGCCCACTACGCCTTCGAGCCACGTTTTTGCCGCCCCGGCGAAGGCCACGACAAGGGAGGAGTCGAGCGCCGCGGAGGACACGTACGTCGCCAGCATTTGGTGCCCATTCCGCGCGGTGAATCACTTGCCGCCATGACCACGGCTTTGCAAGCACGCCTCGATGCTCAGCATTCGCGCAATCCGATGTACGTCGAGGCCTGGGCCCGCGAGCGCAGCGCGCTGCGGCCTCTCCCAGCGCCTTTTGACGGCCGCCAGGTGCGCACCGTGCAGCTTCGCCACCACGCCAGCTACCTCGTCGCGGGCGCTCACTACTCGGTGCCCAGTCGGTGGTGCGGTCAGATGGTCGACCTATTCCTAGGCATCGACACCGTCACCTTCGCCAAAGGCGACGAGACCATCTGCCATCCTCGCGTGGCCTTCGGTGGCCGAAGTATCGACTATCGGCATTTGTTACTGCCACTATCGCGCAAGCCACAAGCTCTGCGCCAGGTCGCTCACGAGTTGGTGGCACAATTCGGCTCACCATGGCCCGAGCTCTGGGAGACGCTTTGCAATCGGTATTCGCCCGACCTGATCGAAGCTGCACGAAGACTGGCTCCGTGGTTGGAGCGCGCTGACCGCGAGGGAGTCGGTCGGGTCAAGCGAGCCATCATCACCGCCCTTGCGTGCGGTACGCTGGTGCCCTTTCTGCAACGCACAAGGCGCACCGAAACCCTCGCCGCTGTCCCGCTGGCATTATCGGAATACGCGGTCGAGACGCCCGACCTATCGCGCTACGACGTGCTTCTCGAGAGGGCATCGGCATGA
- a CDS encoding ABC transporter ATP-binding protein/permease — protein sequence MTRAIAAFGWPMARVGEALESLAQSAGFPPALHCLAVRTSANTDPTGSIPVGGVDGGPTTSRVEYAASVLGLEVESLSATHADIDFLVRQAAPALLLVHAEEATYVIAIIESTRKRARVVTPDPTVRSVPLEDVRKALYFAAEREHGPAVEALLEHVPLSARRRPLVRSALLRERVGELPLDAGWSLRLSRSAPFHAQLRRAGVLRTLRTMTFAHVVGFVLSLLAWRVIGVGILGGHLDRGWLVAWALLLATLIPVRVMTTWWQGAANIATGFLLKQRMLLGTLKLDPEDIRHQGMGAILGRVIEVDALEELAMHGGFVSLVAFVELAITIPVLGFGPGSTASVLLLFVCIAFLALFLRRVAKQWLTWSSGRIAMTNQMIEGMLGHRTRIAQEPPRGWHVAEDHALAAYCEDGRNLDRSGTLITGLPPRVWLLLGVVALGPALIAETTSPEAIALGIGGVLLARGAIVRLTSGVMSLVAALAAWRQAAPLFHAGGRPCPVPSRHSPRSGEERNERGSTGLLDLRNVVFRHRLKGKPTLHDITLRIHRGDRLLVEGPSGGGKSTFGSVLAGLREPESGLVLLDGLDRASLGADAWRRRIAAAPQFHENHVLSDTFAFNLLMGRCWPPRPEDLVEAETICRELGLGALLDRMPGGLMQRVGETGWQLSCTRPR from the coding sequence ATGACGCGGGCGATCGCCGCGTTCGGCTGGCCTATGGCGCGCGTGGGGGAAGCGCTCGAATCGCTGGCGCAGTCCGCCGGTTTTCCTCCGGCGTTGCACTGTCTAGCGGTTCGGACGTCCGCTAACACTGATCCCACGGGTTCAATTCCCGTTGGGGGCGTCGATGGCGGGCCAACCACCTCGCGTGTGGAGTATGCGGCATCCGTTCTCGGGTTGGAGGTGGAAAGCCTTTCCGCGACCCACGCGGACATCGACTTTCTCGTGCGTCAGGCGGCTCCCGCCCTGCTCCTGGTACACGCCGAGGAGGCTACCTATGTCATCGCGATCATCGAGTCGACGCGCAAACGAGCTCGCGTCGTAACTCCCGATCCTACGGTGCGAAGCGTTCCGCTCGAAGATGTCCGCAAGGCGCTCTATTTCGCTGCCGAGCGAGAGCACGGCCCAGCGGTCGAAGCGCTCCTGGAACATGTACCTCTCTCGGCACGGCGACGCCCCCTCGTGCGCAGTGCACTGCTACGTGAACGGGTGGGGGAGCTTCCGCTCGATGCTGGCTGGTCGCTGCGACTTTCGCGCTCGGCGCCGTTTCATGCCCAGCTCCGGCGAGCCGGAGTCTTGCGCACGCTGCGCACGATGACGTTCGCGCACGTGGTCGGCTTCGTTCTTTCGCTCCTTGCGTGGCGAGTCATTGGCGTTGGCATCCTCGGGGGACATTTGGATCGTGGCTGGCTCGTCGCGTGGGCTCTCCTACTTGCCACATTGATCCCTGTTCGCGTCATGACGACGTGGTGGCAGGGCGCCGCAAACATCGCAACGGGCTTCTTGCTCAAGCAGCGCATGCTTCTCGGCACATTGAAGCTCGATCCGGAAGATATTCGACATCAGGGTATGGGCGCGATACTTGGTCGGGTCATCGAGGTGGACGCGCTCGAGGAGCTCGCGATGCATGGAGGATTCGTGAGCCTCGTGGCGTTTGTGGAGCTCGCCATCACGATTCCTGTGCTCGGGTTCGGGCCGGGGAGCACCGCTTCGGTGCTGCTCTTGTTCGTCTGTATCGCGTTCCTCGCCCTGTTCCTTCGGCGTGTCGCCAAACAGTGGCTTACCTGGTCGAGCGGCCGGATTGCGATGACGAATCAGATGATCGAAGGGATGCTGGGCCACCGTACGAGAATCGCCCAGGAACCTCCCAGGGGGTGGCACGTCGCCGAAGATCATGCACTCGCGGCGTATTGCGAAGACGGTCGAAACCTCGATCGGAGCGGCACGCTGATCACCGGACTACCTCCGCGAGTATGGCTCCTCCTCGGCGTGGTTGCACTGGGGCCCGCACTCATTGCCGAGACGACGTCTCCCGAGGCGATCGCCCTTGGAATTGGAGGCGTCCTCCTTGCACGTGGTGCGATCGTCCGACTCACGAGCGGGGTCATGTCCCTTGTGGCGGCGCTGGCCGCGTGGCGGCAAGCCGCGCCTCTTTTTCATGCGGGAGGTCGTCCTTGCCCGGTTCCATCGCGCCATTCACCCCGTTCGGGCGAAGAGCGGAATGAGAGGGGCTCCACCGGTCTGCTCGACCTCCGCAATGTTGTCTTCCGCCATCGACTTAAGGGCAAACCGACCCTTCACGACATCACGCTTCGTATTCATCGGGGTGACCGTCTGCTCGTCGAAGGGCCCTCGGGTGGTGGCAAATCGACGTTCGGGTCGGTGCTCGCCGGGCTGCGTGAGCCCGAATCCGGACTCGTGCTCTTGGACGGCTTGGATCGAGCATCCCTCGGCGCCGATGCTTGGCGACGTCGCATCGCGGCTGCGCCTCAGTTTCACGAGAACCATGTCCTATCCGACACGTTCGCGTTCAATTTGCTCATGGGCCGGTGCTGGCCGCCCCGACCCGAGGATCTCGTCGAAGCCGAAACGATCTGCCGTGAGCTCGGACTCGGTGCCCTTCTCGACCGCATGCCGGGCGGTTTGATGCAACGGGTTGGCGAAACCGGATGGCAGCTCTCCTGTACGCGGCCACGTTAA
- a CDS encoding ATP-binding cassette domain-containing protein, whose protein sequence is MRRPFFAPEVIQTSMMDCGPASLKSLLEGLGVRVSYGRLREACQTEVDGTSIDALEDLAQRFGLDARQVMLPVDQLMLADPFPALLLTSDPAGALHFVVAWRRMGDLVQLMDPGRGRIWIGLPALRKLAFVHRTPMPATTWRAWAESEEFHEALRARLVRLRAQTMGARLTDLAQRDPTWRSFAALDAALRMTLSLVSERAIERGAAAASLCASLFERAREWLDSPGASDVAQSVIPSAYWSVTPMPVADEGIEHVMVAGAVLVRIFGEHADRAALSALPSELEAAVRERPARPLRQLGSMLRKDGVFAPAVLVASAAAASVGGAFEAVLLRGVIDIGRYLGVIEQRLAGLGLLVILFIILLVLDLTFAKGVLRMGARLETRLRVAFLSKIPRLHDRYFQSRPTSDMVHRCHAIHPVREVPLLGGRLLRSGMDLCVAAAGLLWVHPRGWPLVGLLVVASTAVPWLAQRAMSERDLRVRSFDGALSRYYLDALQGLIPVRAHGAERALRREHGRTALEWTRAAFDRLRAAVVIDAILQLAGSGLGVLLVFTYLAHSPEPVAMLLLVYWVLNVPVLGQEIARTALLYPSMRNRLLRLTEPLGALEDDDTPVSPTGESWRDVVPLSGGPGMQIELHDVSIRAAGHTILHNVDLAIAKGSHVAIAGPSGAGKSSLVGLLLGWHRPAAGEVLVDGVPLRGEHRTRIRAETAWVDPSVHLWNRSMLENLEYGASVDTNGRVGTILEDAALLDLVERLPNGLQTELGEGGTLVSGGEGQRVRLGRGMMRANSRLVILDEAFRGLAREHRQKLLARGRARWQGATLLCITHDILDTRSFDRVLVVEDGRVVEDGAPDELLARETSRYAAMFRTAQDVQHALWNGCSWRRVTIQDGRLSEADFAPREEVGG, encoded by the coding sequence ATGAGACGCCCCTTTTTTGCCCCCGAAGTCATTCAAACGTCGATGATGGATTGTGGTCCGGCATCGCTGAAGTCTCTTCTCGAGGGCCTCGGCGTGCGCGTGAGCTACGGGCGACTCCGCGAGGCTTGCCAAACGGAGGTCGACGGGACTTCCATCGACGCCCTCGAGGATCTCGCCCAACGCTTTGGACTCGATGCGCGGCAGGTGATGCTGCCGGTGGACCAATTGATGCTCGCGGACCCGTTTCCGGCGCTCCTTCTGACGAGTGATCCGGCGGGGGCGCTCCATTTCGTCGTGGCGTGGCGGCGCATGGGAGATCTCGTCCAGCTTATGGATCCTGGGCGCGGTCGGATTTGGATCGGTCTGCCCGCGTTGCGAAAGCTGGCGTTCGTACACCGAACACCGATGCCGGCAACGACGTGGCGCGCATGGGCCGAGTCGGAGGAGTTTCATGAAGCCCTTCGAGCTCGGCTCGTGCGGCTCCGTGCACAAACCATGGGGGCACGGCTCACGGACCTTGCGCAGCGTGACCCAACATGGCGTTCGTTTGCTGCATTGGATGCTGCGTTGCGAATGACCCTGTCGCTGGTGAGCGAGCGCGCCATCGAAAGGGGGGCGGCGGCCGCGTCGCTTTGCGCATCGCTCTTCGAACGGGCACGGGAGTGGTTGGATTCGCCCGGCGCGAGCGATGTGGCGCAATCGGTGATCCCGTCGGCCTACTGGTCCGTCACTCCGATGCCCGTCGCCGACGAAGGCATCGAGCACGTCATGGTCGCGGGCGCCGTACTCGTCCGCATCTTTGGTGAGCATGCCGATCGGGCGGCGCTGTCGGCACTTCCTTCCGAGCTCGAAGCGGCGGTTCGCGAACGGCCGGCGCGTCCGCTGCGCCAACTTGGTTCGATGCTGCGGAAGGATGGTGTCTTTGCGCCTGCGGTGCTCGTCGCGTCGGCTGCTGCGGCAAGCGTTGGCGGTGCCTTCGAGGCGGTGCTTCTTCGCGGCGTGATCGACATCGGGCGTTATCTCGGTGTCATCGAACAGCGCTTGGCCGGGCTCGGGTTGCTCGTGATCCTTTTCATCATTCTCCTCGTGCTCGATCTGACCTTCGCAAAGGGGGTACTTCGGATGGGGGCACGTCTCGAAACGCGTCTCCGCGTGGCGTTCCTCAGCAAGATTCCACGGCTGCACGATCGCTACTTCCAGAGTCGCCCTACGTCCGACATGGTCCATCGCTGCCATGCGATTCACCCGGTGCGTGAGGTCCCATTGCTGGGAGGGCGCCTGTTGCGCAGCGGAATGGATCTCTGCGTGGCCGCCGCAGGGCTGCTCTGGGTGCATCCTCGAGGTTGGCCGCTCGTAGGACTGCTGGTGGTTGCGTCTACGGCAGTGCCCTGGCTGGCCCAACGCGCGATGTCGGAGCGCGACCTGCGCGTTCGTTCATTCGACGGTGCGCTCTCACGCTATTACCTCGACGCCCTCCAGGGGCTCATCCCCGTGCGCGCGCACGGAGCGGAGCGAGCGCTCCGTCGCGAGCACGGGAGAACGGCACTCGAATGGACGCGGGCAGCCTTCGATCGGTTGCGCGCTGCGGTCGTCATCGATGCGATTCTGCAGCTCGCGGGTTCTGGGCTTGGCGTTCTTCTCGTGTTCACGTACCTGGCCCATTCGCCCGAACCCGTGGCGATGCTCCTCTTGGTGTACTGGGTGTTGAACGTTCCGGTGCTTGGTCAAGAGATTGCACGCACGGCCCTTCTTTATCCGTCGATGCGCAATCGGCTCCTCCGCTTGACCGAACCTCTCGGCGCCCTCGAGGACGACGACACCCCGGTGAGCCCCACGGGCGAATCATGGCGCGATGTTGTTCCGCTTTCCGGCGGTCCCGGAATGCAAATCGAGCTTCATGATGTTTCGATTCGAGCCGCAGGGCACACGATCCTTCACAACGTCGACCTGGCCATCGCAAAGGGAAGCCACGTGGCGATCGCGGGGCCATCGGGGGCGGGAAAGTCGAGCCTTGTGGGGCTCCTGCTCGGATGGCATCGTCCGGCGGCGGGAGAGGTGCTCGTCGATGGCGTCCCTCTGCGCGGAGAGCACCGGACGCGGATACGCGCCGAAACGGCATGGGTCGATCCTTCGGTGCACCTCTGGAATCGTTCGATGCTCGAAAACCTCGAATATGGGGCTTCGGTCGACACGAATGGGAGGGTGGGAACGATCCTCGAAGACGCGGCGCTATTGGATCTGGTCGAACGATTGCCCAATGGGCTGCAGACGGAGCTGGGGGAGGGCGGGACGCTCGTCTCGGGGGGCGAAGGACAGCGGGTGCGCCTTGGTCGCGGAATGATGCGTGCGAACAGCCGGCTCGTCATTCTGGACGAGGCGTTCCGAGGTCTTGCTCGCGAGCATCGGCAGAAGCTGCTGGCGCGCGGGCGCGCGCGATGGCAGGGCGCGACGCTCTTGTGCATCACCCACGACATACTGGATACGCGAAGTTTCGACCGGGTGCTCGTCGTCGAAGATGGTCGTGTGGTCGAGGATGGTGCGCCGGACGAGCTCTTGGCTCGTGAAACATCACGGTACGCCGCCATGTTCCGCACGGCGCAGGACGTGCAACACGCGCTCTGGAACGGGTGCAGTTGGAGGCGCGTCACGATTCAGGATGGCCGCCTCTCGGAAGCTGATTTCGCTCCTCGGGAAGAGGTTGGCGGATGA